One window from the genome of Streptomyces sp. NBC_00287 encodes:
- a CDS encoding long-chain-fatty-acid--CoA ligase: MTNLATILVNSAVDQGDRIAVRHDDSTLTYAALDDACARVAALLRDRGVRPGDRVALTMPNVPLFPVVYYGVLRAGGVVVPMNPLLKAREVAFALRDCGARMALVFPLFADEVTKAAAETGTECLVTEPAAFEDLLRAHEPMSGIVDRTDDDPALILYTSGTTGTPKGAALSHRNLATNTATAAETLLQVGPDDVLFGGLPLFHAFGQTCALNTAVAAGATLTLLPRFEPRRALEIMARDGVTVFLGVPTMYAALLHAELPDGFDAHRLRLAVSGGASLPVEVLHGFERRFGAGVLEGYGLSETSPVAAFNHPDRPRKAGSIGQPIRGVEMKLVAEDGAAVPPGEVGEIAIRGENVMSGYWNRPEATAEAIRDGWFHSGDLARVDDDGFYFIVDRKKDLIIRGGYNVYPREVEEVLYEHPAVAEAAVVSVPHPVHGEEIAAVITLRPGARATAEEIRDHVKDRVAAYKYPRIVTFTAELPKGPTGKILKREIVIGGHLL; encoded by the coding sequence ATGACCAACCTCGCCACGATCCTGGTGAACTCCGCCGTCGACCAGGGCGATCGCATCGCCGTGCGCCACGACGACAGCACGCTCACGTACGCCGCACTGGACGACGCGTGCGCCAGAGTCGCCGCCCTCCTGCGCGACCGAGGGGTCCGGCCCGGTGACCGTGTCGCGCTGACCATGCCCAACGTCCCGCTGTTCCCGGTCGTCTACTACGGCGTCCTGCGGGCCGGCGGCGTGGTCGTCCCGATGAACCCGCTCCTCAAGGCCCGTGAGGTGGCGTTCGCCCTGCGCGACTGCGGAGCGCGGATGGCGCTGGTGTTCCCGCTGTTCGCGGACGAGGTGACCAAGGCCGCCGCCGAGACCGGAACCGAATGCCTGGTGACCGAACCCGCTGCCTTCGAGGACCTGCTGCGGGCCCACGAGCCGATGTCCGGCATCGTCGACCGGACCGATGACGACCCGGCCCTGATCCTTTACACCTCGGGCACGACCGGGACCCCGAAGGGCGCCGCGCTCTCGCACCGGAATCTGGCGACCAACACCGCCACCGCGGCCGAGACGCTGCTCCAGGTCGGACCCGACGACGTGCTCTTCGGCGGCCTGCCCCTCTTCCACGCCTTCGGCCAGACCTGCGCCCTCAACACGGCCGTCGCCGCCGGTGCCACACTGACCCTGCTGCCGAGGTTCGAGCCGCGGCGCGCCCTGGAGATCATGGCCCGTGACGGGGTCACGGTGTTCCTCGGAGTGCCGACGATGTACGCGGCGCTCCTCCACGCCGAGCTCCCCGACGGCTTCGACGCCCACCGGCTGCGGCTGGCCGTCTCCGGCGGCGCCTCGCTTCCGGTCGAGGTGCTGCACGGCTTCGAACGGCGTTTCGGTGCCGGCGTACTGGAGGGATACGGTCTCTCCGAGACCTCACCGGTCGCCGCGTTCAACCACCCGGACCGCCCGCGCAAGGCGGGCTCGATCGGACAGCCCATCCGCGGAGTCGAGATGAAGCTCGTCGCCGAGGACGGCGCCGCGGTGCCCCCGGGCGAGGTCGGCGAGATCGCGATCCGCGGCGAGAACGTGATGAGCGGCTACTGGAACCGCCCGGAGGCCACGGCGGAGGCGATCCGCGACGGATGGTTCCACAGCGGCGACCTGGCCCGCGTCGACGACGACGGCTTCTATTTCATCGTCGACCGCAAGAAGGACCTGATCATCCGCGGCGGTTACAACGTCTACCCGCGTGAGGTCGAGGAGGTGCTGTACGAGCATCCGGCCGTCGCCGAGGCCGCCGTCGTCAGCGTGCCGCACCCGGTCCACGGCGAGGAGATCGCGGCCGTGATCACGCTCCGGCCCGGCGCCCGGGCGACGGCCGAGGAGATCCGCGACCACGTCAAGGACCGGGTGGCGGCGTACAAGTACCCCAGGATCGTCACGTTCACGGCCGAACTCCCCAAGGGACCCACCGGCAAGATCCTCAAGCGCGAGATCGTCATCGGCGGGCATTTGCTGTGA
- a CDS encoding AraC family transcriptional regulator ligand-binding domain-containing protein encodes MRPLVRTAALSGYVELCRSLGIDPQALMKHVGLDTAALTVQDRWISGAAAVQVLELSAAASGHEDFGVRMAEFRRFSNLGPVSLVVREEPDVRSALGLLIRHQHMYNEVLHARLSEGHGLATLKVDLRIGEAMETRQATELAVAAFHRILRGFLHPRWQPISVWFRHPAPADAATHRRLFGPVVEFGREFNGIVFYADDLDASNAMADPLLREYARQYFEAITVPRDTTVADRVRELIEVLLPSGRCSIEQVARSLGVDRRTVHRHLAASGETFSSLLNTTRMQLAEQFVANPRRSLTEISDLLGFSSLSAFSRWFREQFGCSPRAWRRGRSERQSSGQD; translated from the coding sequence ATGAGGCCCCTGGTCCGCACCGCAGCCCTCAGTGGCTATGTCGAGCTGTGCCGCTCGCTCGGCATCGACCCGCAGGCGCTGATGAAGCACGTGGGCCTGGACACCGCCGCCCTCACGGTGCAGGACCGGTGGATCTCCGGCGCGGCCGCGGTCCAGGTGCTGGAGCTGTCGGCGGCCGCCTCGGGGCACGAGGACTTCGGCGTGCGGATGGCGGAGTTCCGGCGCTTCTCCAACCTCGGCCCCGTCAGTCTGGTCGTCCGCGAGGAACCCGACGTGCGGAGCGCGCTGGGTCTGTTGATCCGACATCAGCACATGTACAACGAGGTTCTGCACGCCCGGCTGTCCGAGGGCCACGGGCTGGCCACGTTGAAGGTCGACCTGCGGATCGGCGAGGCGATGGAGACCCGGCAGGCCACGGAGCTGGCCGTCGCCGCCTTCCACCGGATCCTGCGCGGCTTTCTGCACCCCCGGTGGCAGCCGATCTCCGTCTGGTTCAGGCACCCTGCCCCGGCGGACGCCGCGACGCACCGACGTCTGTTCGGCCCCGTGGTGGAGTTCGGCCGCGAGTTCAACGGCATCGTTTTCTACGCCGACGACCTCGACGCCTCCAACGCGATGGCGGACCCGCTGCTGCGGGAGTACGCCCGCCAGTACTTCGAGGCGATCACGGTCCCCAGGGACACCACCGTCGCGGACCGGGTGCGGGAGCTGATCGAGGTCCTGCTGCCCAGCGGGCGCTGCTCGATCGAGCAGGTCGCGCGCAGCCTGGGCGTGGACCGGCGCACCGTCCACCGCCATCTGGCCGCCTCCGGCGAGACGTTCTCCTCGCTCCTCAACACCACCCGCATGCAGCTTGCGGAGCAGTTCGTCGCGAACCCGCGGCGCTCGCTGACGGAGATCTCCGACCTGCTGGGCTTCTCGTCGCTGAGCGCGTTCTCGCGCTGGTTCCGCGAACAGTTCGGGTGCAGCCCGAGGGCGTGGCGCAGGGGCAGGAGCGAGCGGCAGTCCTCCGGTCAGGACTGA
- a CDS encoding TauD/TfdA family dioxygenase, with the protein MTGTTDTDEALHVPCSGPSVWRGEDLADHREEWVLRLSPHQLVEIDSAVREARRRDLTLLKLTAADFPLPTLAPELERVAETLEHGRGFVLVKGIPVERLGAPAASAVFWGLGQYLGQPVPQNAYGHLLGHVRDTGRSLADPATRGYQTRAALPFHTDGADLLALLSLREPRTGGRTSLVSSAAVHNAVLDRRPDLAERLYRTYFFDRRQEHLPGEAPYAAAPLAVRRGGGALSMRYNRCYLESAQRFPQVPRLEPADVELFDLIDEVAGSPEFRLDIDLRAGDLLLLNTHTIMHARTEFEDHDRPGLRRHLLRLWLALPHHLAADGARQGVTPRDVIRPRNAASAAGTNPLPGRTQGDS; encoded by the coding sequence ATGACAGGTACGACGGACACAGACGAGGCGCTGCACGTGCCCTGTTCGGGCCCCTCGGTGTGGCGTGGCGAAGATCTGGCGGACCACCGCGAGGAGTGGGTCCTGCGGCTCTCGCCGCACCAGCTGGTCGAGATCGACTCCGCGGTGAGGGAGGCGCGCAGGCGCGATCTCACGCTGCTGAAGCTGACAGCCGCCGACTTCCCGCTCCCCACGCTCGCCCCTGAGCTGGAACGCGTCGCCGAGACGCTGGAGCACGGCCGGGGGTTCGTGCTCGTCAAGGGCATCCCGGTCGAGCGGCTGGGCGCGCCGGCCGCGAGCGCCGTCTTCTGGGGCCTCGGTCAGTACCTGGGGCAGCCCGTCCCGCAGAACGCGTACGGCCATCTGCTCGGCCACGTCAGGGACACCGGCCGCAGCCTGGCCGATCCGGCGACGCGCGGCTACCAGACCCGAGCCGCGCTGCCCTTCCACACCGACGGGGCCGATCTGCTAGCGCTGCTGTCCCTGCGGGAGCCCCGCACCGGGGGACGCACCTCCCTGGTCAGCTCGGCGGCCGTCCACAACGCGGTGCTGGACCGCCGCCCCGATCTGGCCGAGCGGCTGTACCGCACGTATTTCTTCGACCGCCGGCAGGAGCATCTTCCCGGGGAGGCGCCGTACGCGGCCGCCCCGCTCGCCGTCCGGCGGGGCGGCGGCGCACTGAGCATGCGCTACAACCGCTGCTACCTCGAATCCGCCCAGCGCTTCCCCCAGGTGCCCCGCCTGGAACCGGCGGACGTGGAGCTGTTCGACCTCATCGACGAAGTGGCGGGCTCCCCGGAGTTCCGGCTCGACATCGACCTCAGGGCCGGCGATCTGCTGCTGCTCAACACCCACACGATCATGCACGCGCGAACGGAGTTCGAGGATCACGACCGGCCCGGCCTCAGGCGCCACCTCCTGAGGCTCTGGCTGGCCCTGCCGCACCACCTCGCAGCCGACGGCGCTCGCCAGGGGGTCACCCCTCGCGATGTGATCCGGCCCCGGAACGCCGCATCGGCTGCCGGGACGAACCCGCTGCCGGGACGAACCCAAGGAGACAGCTGA
- a CDS encoding acyl carrier protein, with product MSHGTHADDTRAGNSSGDLISAVVQAVRRVIDDPVAEVGTDSLLREDLGFDSVLIMQLKYRVEQAVPELGELSLPDMIGSMTSVGSLVAYLRDRLVKAAV from the coding sequence ATGAGCCACGGTACGCACGCCGACGACACACGCGCCGGCAACTCGTCCGGCGATCTGATCTCCGCGGTGGTCCAGGCGGTGCGACGGGTCATCGACGACCCGGTTGCCGAGGTGGGCACGGACTCCCTGCTGCGCGAGGACCTGGGCTTCGACTCGGTCCTCATCATGCAGCTGAAGTACCGCGTCGAGCAGGCCGTCCCGGAGCTCGGTGAACTCTCCCTGCCCGACATGATCGGCAGCATGACATCCGTGGGTTCCCTGGTCGCTTACCTGCGCGACCGTCTGGTGAAGGCGGCTGTCTGA
- a CDS encoding acyl carrier protein, producing the protein MAMSDSAGFTLDDLLRLLRESAGVPESVDLKADDVLDTPFYRLGYDSLALLQVTGRIKREYGLLLPDTIVADAPTPRALLTVIAQARAA; encoded by the coding sequence ATGGCCATGTCCGACTCCGCCGGCTTCACCCTCGACGATCTGCTCCGGCTCCTGCGCGAGAGCGCCGGCGTACCGGAGAGCGTCGACCTGAAGGCCGACGACGTCCTGGACACGCCCTTCTACCGGCTCGGCTACGACTCGTTGGCGCTGCTCCAGGTCACCGGGCGGATCAAGCGTGAGTACGGGCTGCTGCTGCCCGACACGATCGTCGCCGACGCCCCGACCCCCCGGGCCCTGCTCACCGTCATCGCGCAGGCACGTGCGGCCTGA
- a CDS encoding 4'-phosphopantetheinyl transferase family protein, translating into MAAPAAGAPVRVYGPEGAWDKVLEPLATRGTVVTFGRVADWLPSNTEERVLRPLLGPRDWARFQRLSHRRVREGFLASRLLLKHTAARVLASRPEAVDLAYKPGGRPYLRGCDQIDISLSHTEEVIVVGVTRRGLLGVDVERAERPMVGTGVEFQACTPHERALLDSLPEQTRNKALVRLWTLKEAYSKAIGQGLRFRFTEFGFTLDDARIRLQRPDGSPGTGPEWTFGTYALESDYVVSAALRDEGFGAAADTAADTTLDQSLLGVLLGRL; encoded by the coding sequence ATGGCCGCTCCCGCCGCCGGGGCCCCCGTGCGTGTGTACGGTCCCGAGGGAGCCTGGGACAAGGTGCTGGAACCGCTCGCGACACGCGGCACCGTCGTCACCTTCGGCAGAGTCGCCGACTGGCTTCCATCGAACACTGAAGAAAGGGTTCTGCGCCCCTTGCTCGGCCCCCGTGACTGGGCCCGCTTCCAACGGCTGAGCCACCGCCGGGTGCGGGAGGGCTTTCTCGCCTCCCGACTGCTGCTGAAGCACACCGCGGCCCGGGTGCTGGCCAGCCGCCCCGAGGCGGTGGACCTGGCGTACAAGCCGGGCGGCCGGCCCTATCTGCGCGGCTGCGACCAGATCGACATCAGCCTCAGCCACACCGAGGAGGTCATAGTCGTCGGGGTGACCCGGCGCGGCCTGCTCGGCGTCGACGTGGAGCGCGCCGAACGCCCGATGGTGGGCACCGGTGTCGAGTTCCAGGCCTGTACGCCGCACGAGCGCGCGCTGCTGGACTCGCTGCCCGAGCAGACCCGCAACAAGGCCCTGGTCCGGCTGTGGACGCTCAAGGAGGCGTACAGCAAGGCCATCGGCCAGGGGCTGCGCTTCCGGTTCACCGAGTTCGGCTTCACGCTCGACGACGCGCGTATCCGCCTCCAGCGGCCGGACGGCTCCCCGGGCACCGGCCCGGAGTGGACCTTCGGCACCTATGCCCTGGAGTCCGACTACGTGGTGAGCGCCGCCCTGCGCGACGAGGGCTTCGGCGCCGCGGCGGACACCGCCGCCGACACCACGCTGGACCAGAGCCTGCTCGGCGTGCTGCTCGGCCGGCTCTGA
- a CDS encoding fatty acyl-AMP ligase — MEAADPSREAFSFVGAESTPRRDGGSGSPVRTLTYGELDRQARQLAAWVQLRGGAGQRVLLPHCEGPLQIAALLGCFYAGATAVPCPSPLDGGRNVRRLTAIAKDADVALALADSAVAAELSRLFAGSDLVCLAADRAALPGPEDWRPTESAEDDIALIQYTSGSVTQVKGVLISQRNLLAGQEAITRALGTDEHSVIGGWLPPYHDMGLVGQLLHPLHLGARGVLMPAITFATRPLSWLRMIETYGVTVSGGPDYAYDMCVRAATDEEAGRLDLGSWQVAVNGAEPVREATMAAFAERFAPAGFRPEAFYPAYGLAEATLLVTGGSPGQRPVERAADPAALAAGRMTAPRNGSRSRTLVGVGRPCGVEIRIVDPETRQVLEPGRVGEIWIRGESVAPGYWRRRAETEECFGAVTSAHDGSFLRSGDLGAVDEHGELFVIGRLKEGVVVNGVDVAPEDIETSVQGLNPVFGVTAAVTTGAERDRLIVIQEVRENGLLDGELPSLVEAVQTHLDGEFGIPDAVILLVRQGVVRRTTSGKLQRSAMRGLLRSGGIRPLYPQVPVFQADLSPS, encoded by the coding sequence ATGGAGGCGGCGGATCCCAGCCGCGAGGCCTTCAGCTTCGTCGGCGCCGAGTCAACCCCGCGCCGTGACGGCGGGTCAGGATCACCGGTCCGGACTTTGACGTACGGCGAACTCGACCGCCAGGCACGGCAGTTGGCGGCCTGGGTCCAGTTGCGGGGCGGTGCGGGGCAGCGTGTCCTGCTGCCGCACTGCGAGGGTCCGCTGCAGATCGCCGCGTTGCTCGGCTGCTTCTATGCCGGGGCGACGGCCGTGCCCTGTCCGTCCCCGTTGGACGGCGGGCGCAATGTGCGTCGGCTGACCGCCATCGCCAAGGACGCCGATGTGGCGTTGGCGCTCGCCGACTCCGCCGTGGCGGCCGAGTTGTCCCGGCTGTTCGCCGGCAGTGACCTGGTCTGTCTCGCGGCGGACCGGGCTGCCCTGCCGGGCCCGGAGGACTGGCGGCCGACGGAGTCGGCGGAGGACGACATCGCCCTCATCCAGTACACGTCCGGCTCGGTGACCCAGGTGAAGGGCGTCCTGATCAGCCAGCGGAATCTGCTGGCCGGGCAGGAGGCCATCACCCGGGCGCTGGGGACCGACGAGCACTCGGTGATCGGCGGCTGGCTGCCGCCGTACCACGACATGGGCCTGGTGGGGCAGTTGCTGCACCCGCTCCACCTCGGCGCCCGAGGCGTGCTCATGCCCGCCATCACCTTCGCCACGCGGCCGCTGAGCTGGCTGCGGATGATCGAGACGTACGGCGTCACCGTGTCCGGCGGCCCGGACTACGCGTACGACATGTGCGTCCGGGCGGCGACGGACGAGGAGGCCGGCCGGCTCGATCTGGGCTCCTGGCAGGTCGCCGTCAATGGCGCCGAACCCGTGCGGGAGGCCACCATGGCCGCCTTCGCGGAGCGGTTCGCCCCGGCCGGGTTCCGGCCCGAGGCGTTCTATCCGGCGTACGGGCTCGCCGAGGCGACCCTGCTGGTGACGGGCGGCTCCCCGGGGCAGCGGCCGGTGGAGCGCGCGGCGGACCCCGCCGCGCTCGCCGCCGGCCGGATGACCGCGCCGAGGAACGGCTCCCGCAGCCGGACCCTGGTCGGGGTCGGACGGCCGTGCGGGGTGGAGATACGTATCGTCGACCCGGAGACCCGGCAGGTTCTGGAGCCGGGGCGGGTGGGCGAGATATGGATCCGGGGCGAGAGCGTTGCGCCGGGTTACTGGCGGCGTCGCGCCGAGACCGAGGAGTGTTTCGGAGCGGTCACGTCCGCTCATGACGGATCGTTTTTGCGTAGCGGCGACCTGGGTGCCGTGGATGAACACGGCGAGTTGTTCGTGATCGGACGGCTCAAGGAAGGCGTCGTTGTCAACGGGGTCGATGTCGCGCCGGAGGACATCGAGACCTCGGTCCAGGGCCTGAACCCCGTGTTCGGGGTCACCGCGGCCGTCACCACGGGGGCGGAACGCGACCGGCTGATCGTGATCCAGGAAGTGCGCGAGAACGGCCTGCTCGACGGTGAACTGCCGTCGCTCGTCGAGGCCGTACAGACCCACCTCGATGGGGAGTTCGGGATCCCCGATGCCGTCATCCTGCTTGTCCGGCAGGGCGTGGTGCGGCGTACCACCAGTGGCAAACTCCAGCGCTCGGCCATGCGCGGGCTGCTGCGGAGCGGGGGCATCAGGCCGCTGTATCCGCAAGTACCCGTGTTCCAGGCCGACTTGAGTCCGAGTTGA
- a CDS encoding acyl-CoA dehydrogenase family protein, whose translation MRATTAEGRIRSRADELERALAPFGNGNGAIGSEELVRAERALDDCEFGADFVPAEFGGRLERIDGLGRVVRPACRRDLSLGFGYGLNCYFAATPVWTAGDSAQREWTAALLLGGGRIAVARPAVAHANDFVRDEFALRRTDGRRRLDGAKTAVCNYARARGLTVVAGTEDGSHEVLLIDREILPEGSLRTLHRYRTVGLDGCEFGGLEFSGCPVPDEAVVGTAGEGMGLVVRCSVVTRALLPSVMIAAGDTILRTAVRFAVEHRADDPYGPLRSPYGRDVLTGALLDLLISDSIALAAARGIHLLPDRVSACAAAAAYTVPKLLQDSAHDLSTVLGEAYFDVKGRYGAFGRMVRDLPLLGQGHAGTAARQAMLVAQLPHLARNSWLVDEEPPAALLRPWEDLPPADLAALSPAGASDPVVPVLAACAGADGELGELVTAFLGELRELRDRFARIAPGDGLSTPDTLALTDRYALVCAAAASLGVWREHHSARPGTFLADPAWITGALHRLGVLLGLDVPKAPQESVERLLFDTVMDRYERRRSYDLHETSLEA comes from the coding sequence GTGCGTGCGACCACGGCCGAGGGGCGGATCCGGAGCCGTGCGGACGAACTGGAGCGTGCCCTCGCTCCGTTCGGGAACGGGAACGGCGCGATCGGCTCGGAGGAGCTCGTCCGCGCCGAACGCGCCCTTGACGACTGCGAGTTCGGGGCCGACTTCGTGCCCGCCGAGTTCGGCGGACGGCTGGAGCGGATCGACGGGCTCGGGCGGGTGGTGCGGCCTGCCTGCCGACGGGATCTTTCGCTCGGGTTCGGGTACGGACTCAATTGCTATTTCGCCGCCACCCCTGTGTGGACCGCCGGGGACTCCGCTCAGCGGGAGTGGACCGCCGCGCTGCTCCTCGGCGGTGGGCGGATCGCCGTCGCCCGGCCCGCCGTCGCGCACGCCAACGACTTCGTGCGGGACGAGTTCGCGCTGCGCCGGACCGACGGCCGGCGGCGGCTCGACGGCGCCAAGACCGCCGTATGCAATTACGCACGCGCGCGTGGGCTCACCGTCGTCGCGGGGACTGAGGACGGCTCGCACGAGGTGCTGCTCATCGACCGCGAGATCCTGCCCGAGGGCTCGCTGCGCACCCTCCACCGGTACCGCACCGTCGGTCTGGACGGCTGCGAGTTCGGCGGTCTGGAGTTCTCCGGCTGCCCCGTGCCGGACGAGGCCGTGGTGGGTACGGCCGGGGAGGGCATGGGACTGGTCGTCCGCTGCTCCGTCGTCACCCGCGCCCTGCTGCCCTCCGTGATGATCGCCGCCGGCGACACCATCCTGCGCACGGCCGTACGGTTCGCCGTGGAGCACCGGGCCGACGACCCCTACGGCCCGCTCAGGTCGCCGTACGGGCGCGATGTGCTGACCGGGGCCCTGCTGGATCTGCTGATCAGCGACAGCATCGCGCTGGCCGCCGCGCGCGGTATCCATCTGCTGCCGGACCGCGTGAGCGCCTGCGCCGCGGCCGCCGCCTACACCGTGCCCAAGCTGCTGCAGGACTCCGCGCACGATCTGTCCACCGTGCTCGGCGAGGCGTACTTCGACGTCAAGGGCCGCTACGGCGCCTTCGGCCGCATGGTGCGCGATCTGCCGCTGCTCGGCCAGGGCCACGCCGGCACCGCCGCCCGCCAGGCCATGCTGGTCGCCCAGCTCCCGCACCTGGCCCGCAACTCCTGGCTGGTCGACGAGGAGCCGCCCGCCGCGCTGCTGCGCCCCTGGGAGGACCTGCCGCCCGCCGACCTCGCCGCGCTGTCCCCGGCCGGCGCCTCCGACCCTGTCGTCCCCGTGCTGGCGGCCTGCGCCGGTGCCGACGGCGAGCTGGGCGAGCTCGTCACCGCCTTCCTCGGCGAACTGCGCGAACTGCGCGACCGGTTCGCCAGGATCGCCCCCGGCGACGGACTGTCCACCCCGGACACCCTCGCCCTCACCGACCGCTACGCCCTGGTCTGCGCCGCGGCGGCCAGCCTCGGCGTCTGGCGCGAGCACCACAGTGCCCGGCCCGGCACCTTCCTGGCCGACCCCGCGTGGATCACCGGCGCGCTGCACAGGCTGGGCGTCCTGCTGGGGCTCGACGTACCGAAGGCTCCGCAGGAGTCCGTCGAGCGGCTGCTGTTCGACACGGTCATGGACCGCTACGAGCGGCGGCGTTCCTACGACCTGCACGAGACGTCTCTCGAAGCCTGA
- a CDS encoding NAD(P)/FAD-dependent oxidoreductase, which produces MDAQFDVAVIGGGPAGSTVASYLAKAGLSVAVFEAENFPREHVGESLVPATTPVLLEIGAMDKVEAAGFPKKYGAAWTSAEDRDINHNGFRGLNHDFRAAEVLFSERDQDGVDRDHTFHVDRSKFDHILLKHAEELGAKVFQGVRVGKVDFDGELPVVEVKVGASSTHIPVKMVVDASGRQTRLGNQLKTKVPDPVFNQYAVHTWFEGLDRKALAVNKDQADYIFIHFLPVIDTWVWQIPITDTITSIGVVSQKKRFQEYGGDREKYFWDTVASRPELLDVLKNCEQVKPMKTEGDYSYGMKQIAGDNYVLIGDAARFVDPIFSSGVSVALNSARLAAKDIIAAAEAGDFKHERFAAYEGKLRKAVGYWHRFIEAYYRLNILFTAFVQDDRYRLDILKMLQGDVYDDEEPRALSAMWEIIEAVESDPTHLWHPYLGQLRSPTAAPSF; this is translated from the coding sequence GTGGACGCACAATTCGACGTCGCAGTCATCGGCGGCGGCCCCGCGGGATCGACCGTGGCCTCGTACCTGGCCAAGGCCGGGCTGTCCGTGGCCGTGTTCGAGGCGGAGAACTTTCCTCGTGAGCACGTCGGCGAGTCCCTGGTCCCGGCCACCACCCCGGTGCTCCTGGAGATAGGGGCCATGGACAAGGTCGAGGCCGCCGGCTTCCCGAAGAAGTACGGTGCCGCCTGGACCTCCGCCGAGGACCGCGACATCAACCACAACGGCTTCCGTGGCCTGAACCATGACTTCCGCGCCGCTGAGGTCCTGTTCAGCGAGCGGGACCAGGACGGCGTGGACCGCGACCACACCTTCCACGTCGACCGCAGCAAGTTCGACCACATCCTCCTCAAGCACGCCGAGGAGCTGGGCGCCAAGGTGTTCCAGGGCGTCCGGGTCGGCAAGGTCGACTTCGACGGCGAACTGCCCGTCGTGGAGGTCAAGGTCGGCGCCTCGTCGACGCACATCCCGGTGAAGATGGTGGTCGACGCGAGCGGCCGGCAGACCCGTCTGGGCAACCAGCTCAAGACCAAGGTCCCGGACCCGGTCTTCAACCAGTACGCCGTGCACACCTGGTTCGAGGGCCTGGACCGCAAGGCCCTCGCCGTCAACAAGGACCAGGCGGACTACATCTTCATCCACTTCCTGCCGGTCATCGACACCTGGGTCTGGCAGATCCCGATCACCGACACCATCACCTCGATCGGTGTCGTCAGCCAGAAGAAGCGCTTCCAGGAGTACGGCGGCGACCGCGAGAAGTACTTCTGGGACACCGTGGCCTCCCGTCCCGAGCTGCTCGACGTGCTCAAGAACTGCGAGCAGGTCAAGCCCATGAAGACCGAGGGCGACTACAGCTACGGCATGAAGCAGATCGCCGGCGACAACTACGTCCTGATCGGCGACGCCGCCCGCTTCGTGGACCCGATCTTCTCCTCGGGTGTCTCCGTGGCGCTCAACAGCGCGCGGCTCGCGGCGAAGGACATCATCGCCGCCGCCGAGGCCGGCGACTTCAAGCACGAGCGCTTCGCCGCCTACGAGGGCAAGCTCCGCAAGGCGGTGGGCTACTGGCACCGCTTCATCGAGGCCTACTACCGCCTCAACATCCTGTTCACGGCCTTCGTCCAGGACGACCGCTACCGTCTGGACATCCTCAAGATGCTCCAGGGCGACGTCTACGACGACGAGGAGCCGAGGGCGCTGTCCGCGATGTGGGAGATCATCGAGGCCGTCGAGAGCGACCCGACGCACCTGTGGCACCCGTACCTGGGTCAGCTGAGGTCCCCCACCGCCGCGCCCAGCTTCTGA
- a CDS encoding AfsR/SARP family transcriptional regulator encodes MDIEVLGACRVMQTGKSVVPSAVKPRKVLAVLALNPDRPVSVGMLVEEVWGETPPPSVATTLQTYILQLRNLITSAIGGPSPDMPLGAKSVLVTQPGGYLLDTQGGSVDVREYERLSGGGHRALEKGDYEAAADLFRKALSLWRGPALADVECGRVLDVEVTRLEESRMGILCRRIEADLLLGRHHEIIGELFGLAARHPLHEGIHLQLMLALYRAGRRTTALEVYQRLRDVLAGELGLDPSYELQSLQGALLDSSSELRLDQPLSLFRVRAPGRY; translated from the coding sequence ATGGACATCGAAGTGCTCGGCGCATGCAGAGTGATGCAGACCGGCAAGTCTGTGGTGCCTTCCGCGGTCAAGCCACGCAAGGTTCTCGCAGTACTGGCCCTCAACCCTGACCGTCCCGTCTCTGTCGGGATGCTGGTGGAAGAGGTCTGGGGCGAGACCCCACCGCCCAGCGTCGCAACGACCCTGCAGACGTACATACTTCAACTACGGAACCTTATCACCTCTGCCATCGGAGGCCCATCGCCTGATATGCCTCTGGGTGCGAAAAGTGTGCTCGTGACCCAGCCCGGCGGGTATCTGCTGGACACCCAGGGCGGTTCGGTGGACGTCCGGGAGTACGAGCGGCTCTCCGGCGGCGGTCATCGGGCCCTGGAGAAAGGGGACTACGAGGCGGCGGCGGACCTGTTCCGCAAGGCGCTGTCGCTGTGGCGCGGGCCTGCGCTCGCCGACGTGGAGTGCGGGCGGGTGCTGGATGTCGAGGTGACCCGCCTCGAGGAGTCCCGAATGGGCATACTGTGCCGCCGCATTGAGGCGGACCTGCTCCTCGGGCGCCACCACGAGATCATCGGTGAGCTGTTCGGGCTCGCGGCGCGGCATCCGCTGCACGAGGGGATTCACCTCCAGTTGATGCTCGCGCTGTACCGGGCGGGGCGGCGTACCACGGCGCTGGAGGTCTACCAGCGGCTGCGGGACGTACTCGCCGGGGAGCTCGGGCTCGATCCGAGCTATGAACTGCAGTCGCTCCAGGGGGCGTTGCTCGACTCCTCCTCCGAACTACGGCTGGACCAGCCGCTCTCGCTCTTCAGAGTGCGAGCGCCGGGCCGGTACTGA